A DNA window from Phragmites australis chromosome 11, lpPhrAust1.1, whole genome shotgun sequence contains the following coding sequences:
- the LOC133884442 gene encoding heat shock 70 kDa protein 15-like — protein MSVVGFDLGNESCIVAVARQRGIDVVLNEESKRETPAIVCFGDKQRFIGTAGAASSTMNPKNSISQIKRLLGRKFSDPELQRDLSSFPFRVTEGLDGLPLVHVRFLGEERTFTPTQLLAMVLSNLKGIAEGNLKTAVVDCCIGIPVYFTDLQRRAVLDAATIAGLRPLRLFHETTATALAYGIYKTDLPENDQLNVAFVDVGHASMQVSIVGYKKGQLKMLSHAYDRSLGGRDFDEALFKHFAAKFKEEYKIDVYQNARACIRLRVACEKLKKVLSANPEAPLNIECLMDEKDVRGFIKREEFEQISAPVLERVKGPLEKALAEAGLTTENVHFVEVVGSGSRVPAIIKIITDFFGKEPRRTMNASECVARGCALQCAILSPTFKVREFQVNDGFPFSIALSWNPDSQNSAPQHTLVFPKGNAIPSIKALTFYRSNTFDVDVLYVNTGDLQIPQKISTYTIGPFQPSKGDKAKLKVKVRLNIHGIVTVDSATMLEEVDVEVPVSSANEVPTDATKMDTDDAPSDPASGTNVNMQEPKSATDSAEGATAAENGAHDHEEISVPMDTDAKVEPSKKKVKKTNVPVHELVYGALEAAELQKAVEKEYEMALQDRVMEETKEKKNAVEAYVYDMRNKLYDKYNDFVTPEEKEGLIAKLQEVEDWLYEDGEDETKGVYIAKLEELKKIGDPIEARYKEWMERGSAVDQLVYCINSFREAALSNDQKFDHIDISEKQKVINECSEAENWLREKKQQQDVLPKHSNPVLLVSDLKKKAETLDRFCRPILTKPKPAPKPQTPPPQAETSEPRPQTPEQQQNGAGAAGEPASEGGAQEPAAEQMDTENPDNSADAVA, from the exons ATGAGCGTGGTGGGGTTCGATCTGGGCAATGAGAGCTGCATTGTGGCCGTGGCGCGTCAGCGCGGCATCGACGTTGTCCTCAATGAGGAGTCCAAGCGGGAGACTCCCGCCATAGTCTGCTTCGGCGACAAGCAGCGGTTCATCGGCACGGCCGGCGCCGCGTCCTCCACAATGAACCCCAAGAACTCCATCTCCCAGATCAAGCGCCTGCTCGGCCGCAAGTTCTCCGACCCCGAGCTGCAGCGTGATCTCTCCTCCTTCCCGTTCCGTGTCACGGAGGGGCTCGATGGGTTGCCGCTCGTCCATGTGCGGTTTCTCGGTGAGGAGCGGACGTTCACCCCCACGCAGCTTCTTGCTATGGTGCTGTCCAATCTGAAGGGCATTGCTGAGGGCAACCTGAAAACGGCGGTTGTTGATTGCTGCATTGGTATCCCGGTGTACTTCACTGATCTGCAACGCAGGGCTGTTCTTGATGCTGCCACTATTGCGGGTCTGCGGCCGCTGCGGTTGTTCCATGAGACGACTGCCACGGCCTTGGCGTATGGTATATATAAGACTGATCTCCCGGAGAATGACCAGCTGAATGTTGCGTTTGTTGATGTTGGTCATGCCAGCATGCAGGTCAGCATTGTCGGTTATAAAAAGGGACAGCTCAAGATGCTTTCGCATGCATATGACCGTTCTCTTGGTGGGAGGGACTTTGATGAGGCCCTCTTTAAGCACTTTGCTGCAAAGTTCAAGGAGGAGTATAAGATTGATGTGTACCAGAATGCCCGTGCATGCATTAGGTTGCGTGTGGCATGCGAGAAGCTTAAGAAGGTGCTGAGCGCCAACCCAGAGGCTCCTCTGAACATAGAGTGCTTGATGGATGAGAAGGATGTGAGAGGGTTTATTAAGAGGGAGGAGTTTGAACAGATCAGTGCCCCAGTACTAGAACGCGTGAAAGGGCCCTTGGAAAAAGCCTTGGCTGAAGCTGGCTTGACGACAGAAAATGTGCACTTTGTTGAGGTTGTCGGATCTGGCTCTCGTGTGCCTGCCATAATCAAGATAATTACCGATTTTTTTGGGAAGGAGCCAAGGAGGACCATGAATGCTAGTGAATGTGTTGCGAGAGGATGTGCTCTTCAGTGTGCTATTCTCAGCCCCACTTTCAAAGTGCGGGAATTCCAG GTTAATGATGGATTTCCTTTCTCGATTGCTTTGTCATGGAATCCAGATTCCCAGAACAGTGCACCCCAACACACCCTTGTATTCCCAAAGGGGAATGCAATTCCTAGCATTAAAGCTCTGACCTTCTATAGATCCAATACATTTGATGTTGATGTTTTGTATGTCAACACTGGCGACTTGCAGATTCCACAAAAAATTAGCACTTACACA ATTGGCCCTTTCCAACCCAGCAAAGGTGATAAGGCCAAACTGAAAGTTAAAGTCCGTCTCAACATCCATGGGATAGTCACAGTTGATTCAGCAACG ATGCTGGAGGAGGTGGATGTGGAAGTTCCAGTCTCATCTGCAAATGAGGTTCCAACGGATGCTACAAAGATGGACACAGATGATGCGCCAAGTGACCCTGCTTCTGGAACAAATGTCAATATGCAGGAGCCTAAAAGTGCCACTGATTCTGCTGAGGGTGCTACTGCAGCTGAAAATGGAGCACATGATCACGAGGAAATATCTGTTCCAATGGACACCGATGCAAAG GTTGAGCCATCAAAAAAGAAAGTTAAGAAAACTAATGTTCCGGTCCATGAATTGGTCTATGGTGCGTTGGAGGCTGCTGAGTTACAGAAAGCTGTAGAGAAAGAGTATGAGATGGCTCTTCAGGACAGAGTGATGGAAGaaaccaaggagaagaagaatgcTGTGGAAGCTTATGTTTACGACATGCGTAACAAG CTCTACGACAAGTACAACGATTTTGTCACGCCTGAGGAGAAGGAAGGGTTGATTGCTAAGCTTCAGGAGGTTGAGGATTGGCTGTACGAagatggtgaggatgagacaaaGGGAGTCTATATTGCTAAACTGGAAGAGCTTAAAAAG ATTGGTGATCCTATCGAGGCACGGTACAAAGAGTGGATGGAAAGAGGTTCTGCTGTTGACCAACTGGTATACTGCATCAACAGTTTCAGAGAGGCCGCTTTATCTAATGACCAAAAGTTTGACCACATCGACATATCAGAGAAACAAAAG GTCATCAACGAGTGCTCCGAAGCAGAAAACTGGCTAAGAGAGAAAAAGCAGCAGCAGGATGTTCTACCAAAGCATTCTAATCCTGTGCTGCTAGTGTCTGATCTAAAGAAAAAAGCTGAAACACTTGACAG GTTCTGCAGACCGATCTTGACGAAACCGAAGCCAGCACCGAAGCCACAGACTCCGCCGCCACAGGCTGAAACCTCAGAACCCAGGCCTCAAACTCCTGAGCAGCAACAAAACGGTGCAGGCGCAGCTGGTGAGCCGGCGAGCGAGGGAGGTGCTCAGGAGCCTGCTGCCGAGCAAATGGACACGGAGAACCCTGATAATTCTGCTGATGCTGTGGCATAA
- the LOC133885231 gene encoding uncharacterized protein LOC133885231 codes for MAHSPSGSRAAAPSVGEDAFTDAAAEDGGDSKLSVLLFDVSQQVQGALQNMLKMTSEIEQCGGEIEAEIERAREGVAEKCRALDDDRERFQKAALAALDILSGGRV; via the exons ATGGCCCACTCGCCGTCGGGATCGCGCGCGGCGGCGCCGTCGGTCGGGGAGGATGCCTTCaccgacgcggcggcggaggacggCGGCGACTCCAAGCTCTCCGTGCTCCTCTTCG ACGTGTCGCAGCAGGTGCAGGGCGCTCTCCAGAACATGCTCAAGATGACCAG CGAGATCGAGCAGTGCGGCGGCGAGATCGAGGCGGAGATCGAGCGCGCCAGGGAGGGCGTGGCGGAGAAGTGCCGTGCGCTCGACGACGACAGGGAGCGGTTTCAGAAGGCCGCCCTCGCCGCGCTCGACATTCTCAGCGGCGGCCGCGTCTGA